In Rhodothermus bifroesti, a single genomic region encodes these proteins:
- a CDS encoding WbqC family protein, with amino-acid sequence MLAVVPPEYFPRLERIALALRAHRVVLADTFQYSRQSFHNRTRLRNPQGWQWLSVPLRAHQHGKPIYRVLLGQDPSWRRRHWRAFCYNYRTTPYFEFYEPRLERLFAHTWTHLGELASATFVLTLQLFEIQTPVVRASELADQPATVETIARLLAADTLLLPEATARIDRGAAACVYTLRFEEPIYRQNFPGFFPGMAALDLLFNLGPIEARTLLLQQSQIEAEQP; translated from the coding sequence ATGCTGGCCGTCGTGCCTCCGGAGTACTTTCCGCGGCTAGAGCGGATAGCGTTGGCGCTGCGCGCTCACCGTGTCGTGCTGGCCGATACGTTCCAGTACAGCCGGCAGTCGTTCCATAACCGCACGCGACTGCGCAATCCGCAGGGGTGGCAGTGGCTTTCGGTGCCGTTACGGGCCCATCAGCACGGCAAGCCGATTTACCGGGTTTTATTGGGTCAGGATCCCTCCTGGCGACGTCGTCACTGGCGCGCCTTCTGCTACAATTATCGCACGACCCCGTATTTCGAGTTTTATGAGCCTCGTCTAGAACGCCTCTTTGCGCACACGTGGACCCATTTGGGAGAGCTGGCTTCGGCAACGTTTGTGCTGACGCTTCAGCTTTTTGAAATCCAAACGCCGGTTGTGCGCGCTTCTGAGCTAGCCGATCAGCCTGCTACAGTAGAAACTATAGCCCGCCTGCTTGCTGCGGATACGCTACTCTTACCTGAAGCCACGGCTCGCATTGACCGAGGCGCGGCGGCTTGCGTCTACACGCTGCGGTTTGAGGAGCCCATCTACCGCCAAAACTTCCCTGGCTTTTTTCCTGGCATGGCTGCTCTGGACCTGTTGTTTAACCTTGGTCCTATTGAAGCGCGGACGTTGTTGCTCCAACAAAGCCAGATTGAGGCGGAGCAACCATAA
- a CDS encoding glycosyltransferase has protein sequence MSFLLVFLSALHLLLWIVLLANWRYLQKHARFKPAGDAWPFVSVLVPARNEAANLSRLLPSLLGQDYPKLELIVYDDASEDVTPVILRRYSSDPRLRVLRGEGVPPGWVGKVHALYQATRKARGTLYLFLDADTELLRPDALRRLVARYRALPTSTVVTALPQMRGGGQLLVSLVPLMILAGLPWPLVHRVRHPLLAALNGQCWLIDATTYHQLEPHRHHKNEVLEDVQIGRYLKQHGLIPVMLDLRQELAVYMYASLKAAWQGFRKNAYLLMGGRVMPFMLLWIGYGFTLVWAPLVNWIFLLSIVGLKLFVDGLMGHPLWLSLLSPVSHLLAWVLQLDSALAHWRKRVTWKSRLVT, from the coding sequence ATGAGTTTCTTACTTGTTTTTCTTAGCGCACTTCACCTTTTGCTCTGGATCGTGCTTTTGGCCAATTGGCGCTATCTTCAAAAGCATGCTCGTTTTAAGCCAGCAGGTGACGCGTGGCCTTTCGTGTCGGTATTAGTCCCAGCCCGCAACGAAGCCGCTAACCTAAGCCGCTTGCTTCCCAGTTTACTGGGTCAGGATTATCCTAAGCTAGAGCTCATTGTGTACGACGACGCTTCCGAAGATGTTACGCCCGTTATTCTCCGCCGCTACAGTAGCGATCCTAGGCTACGTGTGCTGCGTGGCGAGGGCGTGCCGCCAGGCTGGGTGGGCAAGGTACATGCCCTTTACCAGGCTACACGTAAGGCACGCGGAACGCTCTACCTGTTTCTGGACGCCGATACCGAACTGCTGCGTCCGGATGCACTGCGGCGCCTTGTTGCTCGCTACCGGGCATTGCCAACAAGCACGGTGGTTACAGCACTTCCTCAAATGCGTGGGGGTGGCCAGCTTCTCGTTAGCCTAGTGCCCTTGATGATCCTGGCTGGACTACCTTGGCCACTGGTGCACCGCGTACGCCATCCATTGCTGGCAGCGCTCAACGGCCAGTGCTGGCTCATCGACGCCACCACGTACCATCAGCTCGAGCCGCACCGCCACCATAAAAACGAGGTGCTCGAAGACGTTCAAATTGGCCGTTACCTAAAGCAGCATGGCCTGATTCCCGTGATGCTTGACCTGCGCCAGGAACTGGCGGTGTACATGTATGCTTCGCTGAAAGCGGCCTGGCAAGGCTTTCGCAAAAACGCTTATCTGCTCATGGGAGGTCGTGTGATGCCGTTTATGCTCCTTTGGATTGGCTACGGATTCACGTTGGTGTGGGCACCCTTAGTGAACTGGATCTTTTTGCTCTCGATTGTAGGCCTCAAGCTTTTTGTGGATGGCCTTATGGGTCATCCCCTTTGGCTAAGCCTGCTATCACCCGTATCGCACCTGTTGGCCTGGGTGCTGCAGCTCGACTCGGCCCTAGCACATTGGCGCAAGCGCGTGACCTGGAAATCGCGTTTAGTTACGTGA
- a CDS encoding LapA family protein, which produces MRASFLLLALLIALAALIFALQNPSYITVRLGPYQVEQTAALIIFVSFILGALVGMLAMIPGQLKRAREIRRLRQQLAETGHEPPTSFSAAPDRPLQ; this is translated from the coding sequence ATGCGCGCTTCGTTTTTGCTTTTAGCACTTTTGATTGCGCTGGCTGCCTTGATTTTTGCGCTTCAAAACCCGAGCTATATCACGGTGCGCTTAGGACCATACCAAGTTGAGCAGACCGCCGCGTTAATCATTTTTGTGAGCTTCATCTTAGGGGCGCTGGTGGGGATGTTGGCCATGATTCCTGGACAGCTGAAGCGCGCTCGTGAAATCCGGCGGCTGCGCCAGCAGCTAGCCGAGACGGGGCATGAGCCGCCTACATCGTTTTCTGCTGCACCTGATCGCCCGCTCCAATGA
- the corA gene encoding magnesium/cobalt transporter CorA: MTQALSQFRHMLARRRRKVGLPPGTLLPPEVPPTEPVTLHLIAYDAEQLFERSLRPDELEGVLAETSRPAVTWIDVTGLHDIELIHQLGKLLSIHPLTLEDIVSIGQRPKFEEGQGYLYVVCHMLTFNEVQGLVEAEQISLILTQDLVLTLQERPGDVFDPIRVRLRQQVGRLRQRDASYLAYALLDVVVDHYFVVLEAISERAEQLEAHILEDPSPQVQRALASLRRELIAMRRAVWPLREVFSELQRLESPLLAPETRTFLRDTYDHVVQVIDIIESLRELLAGLTDVYLSRLSHRMNEIMKVLTMVGTIFIPLTFLAGIYGMNFRYMPELEWRYGYPAVLLLMLGLGLGMLYGFWRRGWL, translated from the coding sequence ATGACCCAAGCGCTTTCGCAGTTTCGGCACATGCTAGCTCGGAGGCGGCGCAAAGTCGGCCTGCCGCCAGGCACGCTTTTGCCCCCCGAGGTACCACCGACCGAGCCTGTTACGCTACACCTGATCGCTTACGATGCCGAACAACTTTTTGAGCGATCGCTTCGGCCTGATGAACTCGAGGGTGTTTTGGCAGAAACATCCCGCCCAGCCGTAACGTGGATTGATGTAACTGGCCTGCACGACATTGAGCTCATCCACCAGCTGGGCAAGCTACTTTCCATTCACCCCCTAACGCTCGAAGACATTGTCAGCATCGGTCAGCGTCCGAAGTTTGAAGAGGGCCAGGGCTACCTCTACGTAGTCTGCCACATGCTAACCTTTAATGAGGTGCAGGGGTTGGTTGAAGCCGAGCAAATCAGCTTGATTCTGACCCAAGACTTGGTTTTAACATTGCAAGAGCGCCCAGGAGATGTTTTTGATCCTATACGCGTTCGGCTGCGCCAGCAGGTTGGTCGCCTGCGTCAGCGTGATGCCAGCTACCTGGCCTATGCGTTGCTCGACGTTGTTGTAGACCACTACTTTGTGGTACTTGAGGCCATTAGTGAACGCGCCGAGCAGCTTGAAGCCCACATCCTGGAGGACCCTAGCCCCCAAGTCCAACGGGCTCTGGCTAGCCTTCGACGAGAACTGATTGCCATGCGCCGAGCAGTGTGGCCGCTGCGCGAAGTTTTTAGCGAATTGCAACGGCTCGAGTCCCCTTTGCTTGCGCCCGAGACCCGCACGTTCTTGCGCGACACTTACGATCACGTAGTGCAGGTAATCGATATTATTGAGTCGCTGCGCGAGCTGCTTGCAGGATTGACCGATGTATACTTATCCCGGCTGAGCCATCGCATGAACGAAATCATGAAAGTGCTGACCATGGTGGGGACTATTTTTATTCCACTTACCTTTCTGGCAGGCATCTACGGTATGAATTTTAGATACATGCCCGAGTTGGAATGGCGTTACGGGTATCCGGCCGTACTATTGCTCATGTTGGGGTTGGGCCTGGGCATGTTGTATGGATTTTGGCGTCGTGGATGGCTTTAG
- a CDS encoding S66 peptidase family protein, translated as MALARHFPRPLKAGARVAVVAPASPPQNVQALEVGIARLEKAGLQIERGRTLTAQRGYLAGSDVLRAEELNHYFRRPDIHAIFCARGGYGCLRLLPLLDYEAAIRMPKLIIGYSDITALQLAVLAQAGVPGLSGPMVAVDWPVLDTETEARFWELAQGATPDPLPLVGSAKLHVLRPGDAKGPLVGGTLSVLVRLLGTPYLPDLTGSILFLEDVGEAPYRIDGMLAQLRLAGVLDRLAGVVLGQFTKSDPVSETPSLTLGEVLEDYFGQASYPVVVGFPYGHQPQKNTLPIGTQACLQAHGDTATLRLLEPVVR; from the coding sequence ATGGCTTTAGCACGTCATTTTCCTCGGCCACTTAAGGCAGGCGCTCGGGTTGCGGTTGTGGCCCCAGCTAGCCCTCCACAAAACGTCCAAGCGCTTGAAGTCGGCATTGCACGCTTGGAAAAAGCTGGGCTTCAGATCGAGCGTGGACGTACGCTTACGGCACAGCGTGGCTATTTGGCCGGCAGTGATGTGCTGCGGGCCGAAGAGCTTAACCATTACTTTCGCCGGCCGGACATACACGCCATCTTTTGCGCCCGGGGTGGCTACGGCTGCCTACGACTGCTCCCGCTCTTGGACTATGAGGCAGCAATCCGCATGCCCAAGTTAATTATCGGTTACAGCGACATTACCGCACTTCAGCTGGCTGTACTTGCCCAAGCAGGCGTTCCCGGACTTTCTGGACCAATGGTGGCCGTCGACTGGCCCGTACTCGATACAGAAACCGAGGCCCGTTTCTGGGAGCTGGCTCAAGGCGCAACGCCAGATCCACTTCCGCTTGTGGGTTCGGCGAAGCTGCACGTACTGCGTCCAGGCGATGCCAAGGGCCCCCTTGTAGGCGGAACCCTCTCGGTGCTGGTTCGGCTGCTGGGGACCCCCTACCTGCCCGATCTGACCGGGAGCATTTTGTTTTTAGAGGATGTAGGCGAAGCGCCCTATCGCATCGATGGCATGCTGGCACAGCTGCGCTTGGCCGGCGTGCTTGATCGCTTAGCCGGCGTCGTGCTAGGCCAGTTCACGAAATCCGATCCGGTTTCGGAAACGCCCTCGCTTACGCTGGGTGAAGTGTTGGAAGACTACTTTGGTCAAGCCTCTTATCCGGTGGTGGTTGGATTTCCCTATGGTCACCAACCCCAGAAAAATACGCTGCCGATAGGCACGCAAGCCTGCCTACAAGCCCATGGAGACACGGCCACCTTAAGGCTCTTGGAACCAGTAGTTCGTTGA
- the purN gene encoding phosphoribosylglycinamide formyltransferase, which translates to MKPHSEPSPMRLAVFASGSGTNFQAILDAIEAGRLPAQVVLCVSDRATAGALTRAHSRNIPTAILSPGAFPTETAFGEALLAVLQQHAVAFIALAGYLKKIPDNVVAAYRNRILNVHPSLLPAFGGPGMYGRRVHEAVLNYGVRWTGATVHLVDEVYDHGPIVLQEPVPVYPEDTPETLAARVLAVEHRLYPEALRLFAEGRIVVDGRHVRILPPSSSTL; encoded by the coding sequence ATGAAGCCCCACAGCGAACCCTCGCCAATGCGGCTAGCCGTCTTTGCTTCGGGTAGCGGCACCAATTTTCAGGCCATCCTCGACGCAATTGAGGCCGGTAGGCTACCGGCACAGGTTGTGCTGTGCGTTAGCGACCGGGCTACGGCAGGAGCGCTAACGCGCGCCCACAGCCGAAATATTCCAACAGCCATCCTTTCCCCTGGCGCGTTTCCTACCGAAACCGCCTTTGGAGAAGCGTTGCTTGCGGTGCTCCAGCAGCATGCGGTTGCGTTTATTGCGCTAGCCGGCTATCTCAAGAAAATCCCGGACAATGTGGTGGCAGCGTATCGGAACCGCATCCTGAACGTGCACCCTTCGTTACTGCCGGCCTTTGGTGGGCCAGGGATGTACGGCCGCCGTGTGCACGAGGCCGTATTGAACTATGGAGTACGCTGGACCGGAGCTACCGTGCATCTGGTCGACGAAGTGTACGACCACGGGCCAATTGTTTTACAGGAGCCCGTGCCCGTTTACCCAGAGGATACCCCCGAGACGTTAGCTGCCCGGGTGCTCGCTGTGGAGCACCGCCTTTATCCCGAAGCGCTACGGCTGTTTGCCGAAGGTCGCATCGTGGTCGACGGTCGCCATGTACGCATCCTCCCTCCTTCGTCCTCAACCCTTTAA
- the purH gene encoding bifunctional phosphoribosylaminoimidazolecarboxamide formyltransferase/IMP cyclohydrolase: MLHQPRTHEAPPEVQPVRRALLSVFDKTGLVTFAQQLAKLGIELISTGGTARTLRAAGLAVRDVSELTSFPEMLDGRVKTLHPAIHGGLLARRNVPEDLAQLTQQGFVPIDLVVVNLYPFEAAIQQDPENEALAIENIDIGGPALIRAAAKNFFFTAVVTDPADYEAVANELVQHQGALTLKTRRQLAQKAFAHTAAYDQAIATYFAQRTFVASEPLPKQLLLALPRKLCLRYGENPHQQAAFYGHPERFFRQLHGKSLSYNNLLDLNAALRLIEEFREADPTCAILKHTNPCGVATAATLVAAYQRALATDRRSPFGGIVVVNRPLDRETAEAIDQLFTEVIIAPDFDEGVLAFLQQKANRRIIQQLRPVSETLQMRTVVGGLLVQTPDSALPPLSVLRSSWRVVTRRAPTEAEWRDLDFAWRVVKHVKSNAIVYARDRATLGIGAGQMSRVDAAELAVRKGLQEGHHFTGSVVASDAFFPFADGLLAAVAHGARAVIQPGGSIRDEEVIQAADAHDVAMVFTGTRHFAH, encoded by the coding sequence ATGTTGCACCAACCCAGAACGCACGAAGCACCCCCCGAGGTACAACCCGTCCGACGGGCCCTACTTTCTGTGTTTGACAAGACTGGCCTGGTAACGTTCGCTCAGCAACTGGCCAAGCTGGGTATTGAGCTGATTTCAACGGGCGGTACTGCCCGCACGCTACGCGCAGCTGGACTAGCCGTACGCGACGTATCGGAGCTGACCAGTTTTCCGGAAATGCTCGACGGGCGCGTTAAAACGTTACATCCAGCCATACATGGAGGCTTGCTGGCCCGTCGTAATGTGCCCGAAGATCTGGCCCAGCTAACCCAACAAGGCTTTGTGCCCATCGACTTGGTCGTCGTCAACTTGTATCCGTTTGAAGCAGCCATTCAGCAGGACCCAGAAAACGAGGCGTTAGCCATTGAAAATATTGACATCGGTGGACCCGCCTTGATTCGGGCAGCGGCTAAAAACTTCTTCTTTACAGCGGTAGTCACTGATCCGGCCGATTATGAAGCCGTCGCCAACGAGCTGGTGCAACACCAAGGGGCGCTTACCTTGAAAACGCGTCGGCAACTGGCGCAGAAAGCTTTTGCCCACACGGCTGCTTACGATCAAGCGATTGCCACATACTTTGCTCAAAGAACCTTTGTTGCCTCAGAGCCTTTGCCGAAACAGCTGCTGCTGGCGCTACCTCGCAAGCTGTGCTTGCGCTATGGCGAAAATCCCCATCAGCAGGCCGCCTTTTATGGTCATCCGGAACGCTTCTTTCGCCAGCTTCATGGTAAATCGCTTTCTTACAACAACCTCCTAGACCTTAATGCCGCACTGCGGTTAATTGAAGAGTTCCGGGAAGCCGATCCTACCTGCGCCATCCTCAAACACACCAATCCGTGTGGCGTTGCGACAGCAGCAACTTTGGTTGCTGCCTATCAGCGCGCGCTCGCCACTGATCGACGCTCACCGTTTGGAGGCATCGTGGTGGTCAACCGGCCTCTAGATCGGGAAACAGCTGAGGCAATTGACCAGCTCTTTACGGAAGTGATCATTGCGCCCGACTTTGACGAAGGCGTCCTCGCTTTCCTGCAGCAAAAAGCCAATCGACGCATTATTCAGCAGCTTCGCCCTGTTTCGGAAACACTGCAAATGCGCACGGTTGTCGGGGGTTTGTTGGTCCAAACGCCCGATAGTGCACTCCCCCCACTGTCTGTGCTACGCTCCAGCTGGCGCGTCGTCACCCGCCGCGCACCAACCGAAGCCGAGTGGCGCGACCTGGACTTTGCCTGGCGGGTGGTCAAGCACGTCAAAAGTAACGCGATCGTGTACGCTCGCGATCGGGCTACGCTCGGCATAGGCGCAGGCCAGATGAGCCGCGTTGACGCCGCTGAACTCGCCGTACGCAAAGGCCTGCAAGAAGGGCACCATTTTACCGGCAGCGTGGTAGCTTCAGATGCCTTTTTCCCCTTTGCCGATGGTCTACTAGCCGCTGTAGCCCATGGCGCCCGTGCCGTTATCCAACCTGGAGGCTCTATTCGCGATGAAGAAGTCATCCAGGCTGCCGATGCACACGACGTGGCCATGGTCTTTACGGGGACACGACATTTTGCACACTAA
- a CDS encoding rod shape-determining protein: MGLLNFSTDVAIDLGTANTLVYIKGQGIVLNEPSIVALHRSTRRVIAIGREALQMHERTHPEIETIRPLKDGVIADFEMAEQMIRGFIRKVQTRWMHSIRRMVVCIPSGITEVEKRAVRDSAEHAGAKRVYLISEPMAAAIGIGLNVEEPVGNMVVDIGGGTTEIAVIALAGIVVNESIRIGGDEMDSAIIQYFKRNHNLLIGQRTAERIKCEIGSAVELDPELELSVKGRDLVSGIPKIRTISSEDVREALRDPVSQIAAAVLRCLERTPPELGADILERGIMLTGGGALLKGLDVLIRNRVELPVYVAEDPLTAVARGTGKVLEDLDRYERVLV; encoded by the coding sequence ATGGGGCTGCTCAACTTTTCTACCGACGTTGCGATTGACCTGGGAACGGCCAATACGCTGGTTTACATTAAGGGTCAAGGCATTGTTTTGAACGAACCCAGCATTGTGGCGCTGCATCGCAGCACCCGACGGGTGATTGCAATCGGCCGAGAAGCGCTTCAGATGCACGAGCGGACGCATCCGGAAATCGAAACCATTCGCCCGCTCAAAGACGGCGTCATTGCCGATTTTGAGATGGCTGAGCAAATGATTCGGGGGTTTATCCGAAAGGTCCAAACGCGCTGGATGCATTCGATCCGTCGCATGGTGGTATGCATTCCCAGCGGCATTACCGAAGTGGAAAAGCGTGCCGTGCGGGACTCGGCCGAGCATGCCGGAGCCAAGCGCGTCTACCTTATCAGTGAGCCTATGGCGGCGGCTATTGGCATTGGGCTGAACGTAGAAGAGCCCGTGGGCAACATGGTGGTCGATATTGGCGGTGGCACTACAGAAATTGCCGTCATAGCGCTCGCCGGCATTGTTGTCAACGAATCGATTCGCATTGGTGGCGACGAAATGGACAGCGCCATCATTCAGTACTTCAAGCGTAACCATAACCTGCTCATTGGTCAGCGTACTGCCGAACGCATCAAATGTGAGATTGGCAGCGCGGTCGAACTGGATCCTGAGCTAGAGCTTTCGGTCAAAGGCCGCGACCTGGTTAGCGGCATCCCCAAGATCCGTACAATTTCTTCAGAAGATGTGCGTGAAGCCTTACGCGATCCGGTCAGTCAGATTGCGGCGGCTGTACTGCGCTGCCTAGAGCGCACACCGCCAGAACTGGGGGCCGACATTTTAGAACGAGGCATTATGCTAACCGGTGGCGGTGCACTTCTTAAAGGTCTGGACGTCCTAATCCGCAACCGGGTAGAATTGCCCGTGTACGTTGCCGAAGATCCCCTGACCGCCGTGGCCCGAGGCACGGGAAAAGTTTTGGAAGACCTCGACCGCTACGAGCGTGTTCTCGTGTAA
- the mreC gene encoding rod shape-determining protein MreC, whose protein sequence is MARENWLVDSLLLLAALSCAVSLLLLHNEPILRGLRAVALEATARVEARLAWAGHYFRALEENERLRAENIRLAGELARAREALITNERLMRMLALRDSLQTLPLRAARIITKDITRQQNLLTLDVGRDDGVLPGMAVVDDRGIIGTVVLATRHYARVLPYLNTDFRVAARIAALDVMGVVRWDGVDPRRLLMEFVSRTEPVEPGMLVVTAPYSELFPAGFSIGTVTEVTRPTGQGTLRIYLEPASPLDQATYVFVVLKAPDAERRLLETPAP, encoded by the coding sequence ATGGCGCGCGAAAACTGGCTCGTCGATAGCCTCCTGCTCCTTGCAGCGCTCAGCTGTGCAGTAAGCCTTTTGCTTTTGCATAATGAACCCATCCTGAGGGGATTGCGAGCCGTAGCGCTCGAGGCCACTGCACGCGTCGAGGCACGCTTAGCCTGGGCAGGCCACTACTTCCGAGCCTTGGAAGAAAACGAACGTCTGCGTGCCGAGAATATCCGGCTAGCTGGCGAGTTGGCCCGCGCGCGCGAGGCACTAATCACCAACGAGCGCCTAATGCGCATGCTTGCGCTGCGCGATAGCCTACAGACTTTGCCGCTTCGGGCAGCCCGCATTATCACCAAAGACATCACGCGCCAACAAAACCTGCTCACCTTAGATGTAGGCCGTGACGATGGGGTATTGCCTGGCATGGCGGTCGTCGATGACCGCGGCATCATCGGCACCGTTGTCCTGGCTACGCGCCACTACGCCCGCGTCCTGCCTTACCTAAACACCGACTTTCGGGTAGCTGCTCGCATTGCTGCCCTGGACGTGATGGGGGTCGTGCGGTGGGATGGTGTAGATCCCCGTCGGCTGCTGATGGAGTTTGTCAGCCGTACCGAACCCGTCGAACCAGGTATGCTGGTGGTCACAGCACCCTACAGTGAGCTTTTCCCAGCAGGTTTTTCGATTGGAACGGTTACTGAAGTAACCCGCCCGACGGGGCAGGGCACCTTGCGAATCTATTTGGAACCCGCCTCTCCGCTAGACCAAGCGACCTACGTTTTTGTCGTACTCAAAGCACCCGATGCCGAACGCCGCTTACTGGAAACGCCAGCACCTTAA
- the dacB gene encoding D-alanyl-D-alanine carboxypeptidase/D-alanyl-D-alanine endopeptidase — protein sequence MRRSLGILMLTLGLAPAVWSQNGTASLRQAIDRLLDRPEYRNAHWGVLVLDLRDSTVLYERHSRKNFIPASVAKLFVTAAALEQLGPDFRYVTRLWADGPVVDGVLQGNLIVRGAGDPAIGGRFTEGDRTALFRAWADSLRQRGIHTIAGDLIGDDDYFDDTPLGAGWSWDDLTYWYAAEISALSFNDNCVDITLEGTRAGRPARLHWEPLRTTYVQLINQTRTVPPNRSLRERYERKPGTNTILLRSQVPEGRVETESLTISNPTRYFVHVLQEVLTREGIVVQGRPVDVDELPEKPDYTQPHFWIVATYTSPPLREMIRIVNQRSQNLYAEMVLRTLGTERPVADTTRTPGSAAMGLAAAARTWLKAGIDTSQIRMVDGSGLSQLNLLSPEATVRLLAYMALHPQHDVWEAFYASLPAGGQIGTTLEYRLRQGMAQGNVRAKTGTLSNASSLAGYLRAADGRLLAFVLFCNHYTVSTARVRATQDAIVERLARYRP from the coding sequence ATGCGTCGTTCCTTAGGGATATTGATGCTGACGCTTGGGCTTGCCCCTGCGGTCTGGTCGCAAAACGGAACAGCTTCCCTGCGCCAAGCGATCGACCGGCTGTTGGACAGACCCGAATACCGAAATGCCCACTGGGGTGTGCTCGTTTTGGACCTGCGTGACAGTACAGTACTCTACGAACGACATAGCCGCAAGAATTTCATTCCCGCTTCGGTGGCCAAGCTGTTCGTCACAGCCGCGGCCCTGGAGCAACTTGGCCCAGACTTTCGCTACGTCACGCGCCTTTGGGCCGACGGACCCGTTGTCGACGGTGTACTACAAGGCAACCTGATCGTGCGTGGTGCAGGCGATCCCGCTATTGGAGGGCGATTTACCGAAGGCGATCGTACAGCACTGTTTCGCGCCTGGGCTGATTCCCTGCGGCAACGCGGCATTCACACAATTGCCGGCGATCTCATTGGTGACGACGACTACTTCGACGATACCCCTTTAGGCGCAGGGTGGAGCTGGGATGACTTAACCTATTGGTATGCTGCCGAAATCAGCGCCCTCTCGTTCAATGATAATTGTGTCGATATCACCCTTGAGGGAACGCGCGCGGGGAGGCCAGCTCGCTTGCATTGGGAGCCGCTACGTACAACCTACGTGCAGCTTATTAACCAAACCCGTACCGTGCCACCCAACCGCTCCCTCCGGGAACGCTATGAACGCAAGCCGGGCACCAACACAATCCTACTACGCAGCCAAGTGCCAGAAGGACGTGTGGAGACCGAATCCTTAACCATATCCAACCCCACACGTTACTTTGTGCACGTCCTTCAGGAGGTGCTGACGCGCGAAGGTATCGTTGTGCAGGGCCGGCCCGTCGATGTGGACGAGCTGCCCGAAAAACCTGATTACACCCAACCCCATTTTTGGATCGTAGCGACCTACACTTCACCACCGCTGCGGGAGATGATCCGCATCGTCAACCAGCGCAGCCAAAACCTTTATGCTGAGATGGTACTGCGCACGTTAGGCACCGAACGCCCGGTTGCCGACACGACACGTACGCCAGGATCTGCTGCCATGGGCTTAGCTGCAGCAGCTCGCACTTGGCTAAAGGCCGGGATTGATACCAGCCAAATCCGAATGGTCGACGGCTCCGGCCTCTCGCAGCTGAATCTTCTTTCGCCCGAGGCTACCGTGCGCCTGCTGGCTTACATGGCCCTGCACCCGCAACACGACGTCTGGGAGGCTTTTTATGCGTCGTTGCCTGCTGGTGGCCAAATCGGAACCACCCTGGAGTATCGCCTCCGTCAGGGCATGGCCCAAGGAAATGTGCGGGCCAAAACTGGCACGCTAAGCAACGCCAGCTCCCTGGCAGGCTACCTCCGCGCCGCGGATGGACGCCTGCTGGCTTTTGTCTTGTTTTGCAATCACTATACGGTCTCAACCGCACGCGTACGTGCCACACAAGACGCCATTGTCGAACGCCTAGCCCGCTACCGACCGTAA
- the hslV gene encoding ATP-dependent protease subunit HslV, whose translation MQKTLHGTTVLGVRHQGKVALGADGQATLGTTVMKRRAQKVRSLYNGKILAGFAGSTADALTLFERFENKLQQHGGNLTRAAVELAKDWRTDRYLRRLDALLAVASPERLLLISGNGDLIEPDDDIVAIGSGGPFALAAARALCRHRPDMSARAIVQEALSIAADICIYTNHELTILEIEAS comes from the coding sequence ATGCAGAAAACGCTACATGGCACCACCGTACTGGGCGTGCGGCATCAGGGCAAAGTAGCTTTAGGCGCCGACGGCCAGGCTACCTTGGGCACGACCGTTATGAAACGGCGCGCCCAAAAGGTGCGCTCCCTTTACAATGGCAAGATTTTAGCTGGCTTTGCCGGATCAACTGCCGATGCGCTAACGCTGTTTGAACGCTTTGAAAACAAGCTCCAGCAACACGGAGGCAACCTGACCCGCGCTGCCGTCGAGCTGGCTAAAGATTGGCGTACCGACCGTTACCTGCGACGCCTGGATGCCTTGTTGGCGGTAGCCTCACCAGAACGGCTCTTACTCATCAGCGGCAACGGGGACCTCATTGAGCCCGACGACGACATCGTGGCTATTGGCTCTGGCGGACCGTTCGCCCTGGCAGCTGCCCGCGCCCTTTGCCGACATCGCCCAGATATGTCTGCCCGGGCCATTGTTCAAGAGGCGCTTTCGATTGCTGCCGACATTTGTATCTATACCAACCATGAGCTAACAATCCTTGAAATTGAAGCTTCCTAA